From Hartmannibacter diazotrophicus, a single genomic window includes:
- the metK gene encoding methionine adenosyltransferase → MSRQSYLFTSESVSEGHPDKVCDRISDTIVDAYLSAMPEARVACETLATTNRVVIAGEVRGPEEVSADVERLAREAIRDIGYEQEGFHWETAKVEVLLHEQSAHIAQGVDARENKDEGAGDQGIMFGYACTETPELMPAPIYYAHGILKRLTEVRKSGEQPALGPDAKSQVTVAYENGKPVRATQIVLSTQHLDEALTSDDIQKIVTPYIVETLPAGWINDDTIWHVNPTGKFVIGGPDGDAGLTGRKIIVDTYGGAAPHGGGAFSGKDPTKVDRSAAYAARYLAKNVVAAGFSERCTIQLSYAIGVAEPLSVYVDLHDTGNVDPEKLETVLRDVMRLTPRGIRTHLGLNRPIYTRTSAYGHFGRAPDEDGGFSWERTDLVPALKAAIA, encoded by the coding sequence ATGTCGCGTCAGTCTTATCTATTTACGAGTGAATCGGTCTCCGAGGGTCACCCGGACAAGGTGTGTGACCGCATCTCCGACACCATTGTCGATGCCTATCTTTCCGCCATGCCGGAAGCGCGCGTGGCGTGCGAGACCCTGGCCACCACGAACCGCGTGGTGATTGCCGGTGAGGTCCGCGGTCCTGAAGAAGTCAGTGCGGACGTCGAGCGCCTTGCGCGCGAGGCCATCCGTGACATCGGCTACGAGCAGGAAGGCTTCCACTGGGAAACGGCCAAGGTCGAGGTGCTGCTGCACGAGCAGTCCGCCCATATCGCGCAGGGCGTCGACGCCCGCGAGAACAAGGACGAGGGCGCCGGCGACCAGGGCATCATGTTCGGCTATGCCTGCACCGAGACGCCGGAGCTGATGCCGGCTCCGATCTATTACGCCCACGGCATTCTCAAGCGCCTCACCGAGGTCCGCAAGTCCGGCGAGCAGCCGGCGCTGGGCCCGGACGCCAAGAGCCAGGTCACGGTCGCCTACGAGAACGGCAAGCCCGTTCGCGCCACCCAGATCGTGCTGTCCACCCAGCATCTGGACGAGGCGCTGACCTCCGACGACATCCAGAAGATCGTCACCCCCTATATCGTCGAGACGCTGCCGGCCGGCTGGATCAACGACGACACCATCTGGCACGTCAACCCGACCGGCAAGTTCGTGATCGGCGGTCCGGACGGCGACGCGGGTCTGACGGGCCGCAAGATCATCGTCGACACCTACGGCGGCGCGGCGCCCCATGGCGGCGGCGCCTTCTCGGGCAAGGATCCGACCAAGGTCGACCGTTCGGCCGCCTATGCGGCGCGGTATCTGGCCAAGAATGTCGTCGCGGCCGGCTTCTCCGAGCGTTGCACGATCCAGCTGTCCTATGCGATTGGCGTTGCCGAACCGCTGTCGGTCTATGTCGACCTGCACGACACCGGCAATGTCGATCCGGAGAAGCTGGAGACGGTGCTGCGCGACGTCATGCGGCTGACGCCCCGTGGCATCCGCACCCATCTCGGCCTCAACCGGCCGATCTACACGCGCACGTCGGCCTACGGCCACTTCGGCCGGGCGCCGGACGAGGATGGCGGCTTCTCCTGGGAGCGGACCGATCTCGTGCCCGCTCTCAAGGCTGCGATCGCCTGA
- the trmB gene encoding tRNA (guanosine(46)-N7)-methyltransferase TrmB — translation MTEMNEARDSAFYGRRKGRPLRDQQAARFDDLYPRLALDLAAPVADAGALFPHAPDEIHLEIGFGGGEHLIHRAVEAPGVGFIGVEPFVNGMAKTLMEIDRRQIGNIRLSDADAVKVLDALPDASLTRISLLYPDPWPKKRHWKRRFVGPDNVARFARVLKPGGEFRFASDIDTYVDWTLRHVRFHPDFEWMARRAADWQAPYPGWPGTRYEAKALREGRTPAYLTFRRL, via the coding sequence ATGACCGAGATGAACGAAGCGCGCGACAGCGCATTCTATGGTCGTCGCAAGGGACGTCCCTTGCGCGACCAGCAGGCCGCGCGCTTCGATGACCTCTATCCGCGGCTGGCGCTCGATCTGGCAGCGCCGGTTGCGGATGCCGGGGCGCTCTTTCCCCATGCGCCCGACGAGATCCACCTCGAAATCGGCTTCGGTGGCGGCGAGCACCTGATCCATCGCGCCGTGGAGGCGCCGGGTGTCGGCTTCATCGGCGTCGAACCCTTCGTCAACGGCATGGCCAAGACGCTGATGGAGATCGACCGCCGGCAGATCGGCAACATCCGCCTGTCGGATGCCGATGCGGTCAAGGTGCTCGACGCACTGCCCGACGCCTCGTTGACAAGGATCAGCCTGCTCTATCCCGATCCCTGGCCGAAGAAGCGCCACTGGAAGCGCCGTTTCGTCGGGCCGGACAACGTGGCCCGCTTTGCCCGCGTCCTGAAGCCAGGCGGAGAATTCCGCTTTGCCTCCGACATCGACACCTATGTCGACTGGACCTTGCGGCATGTCCGCTTCCATCCGGATTTTGAATGGATGGCACGGCGCGCCGCCGACTGGCAGGCGCCCTATCCCGGCTGGCCGGGCACCCGCTACGAGGCAAAGGCCCTGCGCGAAGGCCGCACGCCGGCCTATCTGACCTTCAGGCGGCTCTAG
- a CDS encoding LysE family translocator — METLIGFVTAALALTGSPGPNTLSLAAAGAAFGARASMPYFWGLLAGMLAVMAIVGTGVTGILLAVPSAAAVLTIAAGVYFLWLAWKIATAPPLDDAGARRRLPRFRDGAFLSLVNPKAYAAMASLFSGFQLLQDSPAADGLAKTGLLLADIAIVNVVWLQAGAMLTRYFREPKASRAINIGFAILLILSVGLAVLR, encoded by the coding sequence ATGGAAACCCTGATCGGCTTCGTCACAGCGGCACTCGCCCTGACGGGCAGTCCCGGCCCCAACACGCTCAGCCTTGCCGCCGCCGGCGCCGCATTCGGCGCGCGCGCATCGATGCCCTATTTCTGGGGACTGCTTGCCGGCATGCTGGCGGTCATGGCGATCGTCGGCACCGGGGTGACCGGCATTCTTCTGGCCGTTCCGTCGGCAGCGGCTGTCCTCACGATCGCCGCCGGCGTCTATTTCCTCTGGCTGGCCTGGAAGATCGCGACCGCTCCACCGCTTGACGATGCCGGCGCCAGGCGTCGCCTGCCGCGTTTCCGGGACGGAGCCTTCCTGTCGCTGGTCAATCCGAAGGCCTATGCGGCCATGGCATCGCTGTTTTCCGGCTTCCAGCTGCTCCAGGACAGCCCCGCCGCCGACGGTCTTGCCAAGACGGGGCTGCTTCTTGCCGACATTGCGATCGTGAATGTGGTCTGGCTTCAGGCGGGCGCGATGCTCACGCGCTATTTTCGCGAGCCGAAGGCAAGCCGCGCGATCAACATCGGCTTCGCGATCCTGCTCATCCTCTCGGTCGGCCTCGCCGTTCTCAGGTGA
- the rimP gene encoding ribosome maturation factor RimP, producing the protein MADNLIDGQEDDGAGPAGDGMAEEVIASGAPTFAAPLDEPRLVRETGPEARVAAIIDPILIDLGYRLVRVRLSGMNGLTLQIMAERPDGTMNVEDCEAVSRAISPALDVEDPIDRAYHLEVSSPGMDRILVRKSDFVRWQGHEARIELAVPLNGRKRFRGWLMEVEGDTGGVRLLQPLEDGTQEVRFPLDTIDEVRLVLNDALIKASLKAGKS; encoded by the coding sequence ATGGCAGACAACCTGATCGACGGGCAAGAGGACGATGGCGCGGGGCCGGCCGGTGACGGCATGGCGGAGGAGGTGATCGCCTCCGGCGCGCCCACTTTTGCCGCTCCTCTCGACGAACCGCGCCTTGTTCGGGAAACCGGACCCGAGGCCCGCGTGGCGGCGATCATCGACCCGATCCTGATCGACCTCGGCTATCGGCTCGTGCGCGTCCGTCTGTCCGGCATGAACGGTCTGACGCTGCAGATCATGGCCGAGCGTCCGGACGGCACGATGAATGTCGAGGACTGCGAGGCCGTGAGCCGCGCCATCTCGCCGGCGCTGGACGTCGAGGACCCGATCGACCGCGCCTATCATCTCGAGGTGTCCTCGCCGGGCATGGACAGGATTCTGGTGCGCAAGAGCGATTTCGTGCGCTGGCAGGGGCACGAGGCAAGGATCGAACTGGCCGTTCCCCTCAATGGCCGCAAGCGGTTTCGCGGCTGGCTGATGGAGGTCGAGGGCGACACCGGCGGCGTACGCCTGCTGCAGCCGCTCGAGGACGGTACCCAGGAAGTCCGCTTCCCGCTTGATACCATCGACGAGGTCCGCCTCGTCCTCAATGACGCTCTGATCAAGGCTTCGCTGAAGGCGGGCAAGAGCTGA
- the nusA gene encoding transcription termination factor NusA — protein sequence MAVSANRLELLQIADAVAREKSIDRQIVIAAMEDAIQKAARSRYGQETDVRAEIHSRTGEIKLQRLLQVVESVENSATEIDLEEAQHRNPGARVGDFIAEPLPPIDFGRIAAQSAKQVIVQKVREAERDHQFDEFKDRIGEVINGVVKRVEYGNVIVDLGRGEAIVRRDELIPREAFRYGDRIRALIYDVRREQRGPQVFLSRTHPQFMAKLFAQEVPEIYDGIIELKSVARDPGSRAKIAVISKDSSIDPVGACVGMRGSRVQAVVQELQGEKIDIIPWSPDPATFIVNALQPAEVAKVVLDEDAERIEVVVPDEQLSLAIGRRGQNVRLASQLTGWDIDILTEQEESERRQKEFAERTEIFMEALNVDEVVGQLLATEGFTSVEEIAYVDLDEISTIEGFDDDTAEEIQARANEYLEAREKALDDERVALGVADELRQIDGVTTAMLVAFGKDDIKSIEDLAGCATDDLVGWTERKNGETQRFPGTLTSFDVSRADAEAMIMAARVAAGWIEPEPEEEAVSDEETTEASEEVSESL from the coding sequence ATGGCTGTGAGCGCTAACCGGCTGGAGCTGCTGCAGATCGCCGATGCGGTCGCCCGCGAGAAGTCGATCGACCGGCAGATCGTGATCGCCGCGATGGAGGACGCCATTCAGAAGGCGGCCCGTTCGCGTTACGGTCAGGAAACCGACGTGCGCGCCGAGATTCACAGCCGCACGGGCGAGATCAAGCTCCAGCGCCTGCTGCAGGTCGTCGAGAGCGTCGAGAATTCGGCCACCGAAATCGACCTCGAAGAGGCCCAGCACCGCAATCCCGGCGCCCGCGTCGGCGACTTCATCGCCGAGCCGCTGCCGCCGATCGACTTCGGCCGCATCGCCGCCCAGTCGGCCAAGCAGGTCATCGTGCAGAAGGTGCGCGAGGCCGAGCGCGACCATCAGTTCGATGAGTTCAAGGATCGCATCGGCGAGGTCATCAACGGCGTCGTCAAGCGCGTCGAATACGGTAACGTCATCGTCGACCTCGGCCGCGGCGAGGCGATTGTCCGCCGCGACGAGCTGATCCCGCGCGAGGCCTTCCGCTATGGCGACCGCATCCGCGCGCTGATCTACGACGTGCGCCGCGAGCAGCGCGGCCCGCAGGTCTTCCTGTCGCGCACCCATCCGCAGTTCATGGCCAAGCTCTTCGCCCAGGAAGTGCCGGAGATCTACGACGGCATCATCGAGCTGAAGTCGGTGGCCCGCGATCCGGGTTCCCGCGCCAAGATCGCGGTCATCTCCAAGGACAGCTCCATCGACCCGGTCGGCGCCTGCGTCGGCATGCGCGGCAGTCGCGTCCAGGCCGTGGTGCAGGAACTGCAGGGCGAGAAGATCGACATCATTCCCTGGAGCCCGGATCCGGCGACCTTCATCGTCAACGCGCTGCAGCCGGCGGAAGTCGCCAAGGTGGTGCTCGACGAGGACGCCGAGCGCATCGAGGTGGTCGTGCCGGACGAGCAGCTTTCGCTCGCCATCGGCCGCCGCGGCCAGAACGTGCGCCTTGCCTCCCAGCTCACCGGCTGGGACATCGACATCCTGACCGAGCAGGAAGAGTCCGAGCGCCGGCAGAAGGAATTCGCCGAGCGCACCGAGATCTTCATGGAAGCGCTGAATGTCGACGAGGTGGTCGGCCAGCTTCTCGCCACCGAGGGCTTCACCTCGGTCGAGGAGATTGCCTATGTCGATCTCGACGAAATCTCCACCATCGAGGGCTTCGACGACGACACGGCCGAGGAAATCCAGGCCCGGGCGAACGAGTATCTCGAGGCTCGGGAGAAGGCTCTCGACGACGAGCGTGTCGCCCTTGGCGTTGCCGACGAGCTGCGCCAGATCGACGGCGTGACCACGGCGATGCTGGTTGCCTTCGGCAAGGACGACATCAAGTCGATCGAGGATCTGGCCGGCTGCGCCACCGATGATCTCGTCGGCTGGACCGAGCGCAAGAACGGCGAGACCCAGCGTTTCCCCGGCACCCTGACCTCCTTCGACGTATCGCGGGCCGACGCGGAGGCCATGATCATGGCCGCGCGCGTTGCCGCGGGCTGGATCGAGCCGGAGCCGGAAGAGGAAGCGGTGTCGGACGAGGAGACCACCGAGGCGTCGGAAGAGGTTTCCGAAAGCCTCTGA
- a CDS encoding RNA-binding protein yields the protein MAPRSKDAERTCLVTREAQPPDGLIRFVVDPSGQVIPDIREKLPGRGAWVGGRRDLVETAIRKKLFARAFRREVTVDEDLAGQVDRLLEDQALSALSIARKAGLVRTGFGKCESALASEDVAALMHALEAAEDGKRKLAQALRRRQALERERQENAAPRRPVRVIDGFFSGSQLDLALGGANVIHAALLAGGASGSFLGKVEALARYRSRDLNLKEDGIEAPAGLAP from the coding sequence ATGGCGCCGCGCAGCAAGGACGCCGAGCGCACCTGTCTGGTGACCCGCGAGGCGCAGCCTCCGGACGGATTGATCCGTTTCGTGGTCGATCCGTCGGGTCAGGTAATCCCGGACATCCGGGAAAAGCTGCCGGGGCGGGGCGCATGGGTCGGCGGGCGGCGCGATCTGGTCGAGACGGCGATCAGAAAGAAGCTGTTTGCCCGCGCCTTCCGCCGCGAGGTGACGGTCGACGAGGACCTGGCCGGTCAGGTGGACCGGCTGCTGGAGGACCAGGCGCTTTCGGCCCTGTCGATCGCGCGCAAGGCCGGGCTGGTGCGAACCGGCTTCGGCAAGTGCGAGAGTGCGCTGGCGAGCGAGGATGTCGCCGCCCTCATGCATGCCCTTGAGGCGGCGGAGGACGGCAAGCGCAAGCTGGCGCAAGCGCTTAGGCGTCGTCAGGCGCTTGAACGAGAACGACAGGAGAATGCCGCGCCGCGCCGGCCGGTCCGTGTGATCGACGGATTTTTTTCCGGATCGCAATTGGATTTGGCATTGGGCGGGGCAAATGTGATACATGCTGCACTGCTCGCCGGTGGCGCGAGCGGAAGTTTCCTGGGAAAGGTCGAGGCCCTGGCGCGATATCGCAGCCGGGACCTGAACCTGAAAGAGGACGGGATCGAGGCCCCCGCGGGCCTTGCCCCCTGA
- the infB gene encoding translation initiation factor IF-2, whose protein sequence is MSDTKNTDDKTLSVNSKKTLTLRRTVEQGTVRQSFSHGRTKAVVVEKKKSRGLRGDETPAPAAAAPRAPEPSQAQAAPPAVTLKPREGGGQQRQQSGGQRRSGVVLRSLNQDEIEARAQALAEARQREIEERKRAEEEAVRRAEEERLAAVRAEAERIEAEAAAKRAAEEEAVRAAQAAESAVTAEEAAPAAPASPVEATPEPAAATAPATRIRPAAVVPEEEESEGASRGGPVRKARTPEAPKPAPKRGADDRRKGRLTIAAATVDGDDSQRGRSLASLRRRREKEKRAHQSGPREKVLREVVLPEAITIQELANRMAERAVDVIKLLMKQGQMLKINDVIDADTAELIATEMGHTVKRVSEADVEEGLYAEPDHDDDTTPRPPIVTVMGHVDHGKTSLLDALRHANVVSGEAGGITQHIGAYQVEQNGQKITFIDTPGHAAFTAMRARGAKATDIVILVVAADDGVMPQTIEAISHARAAGVPIIVAINKMDKPSANPDHVRTELLRHEVVVESMGGDTLEVEVSALKGTNLDKLLEAILLQSEVLELKANPDRSAEGIVIEAKLDKGRGPVASVLVQRGTLKVGDIVVAGSEWGRVRAMLNDKGEQVQEAGPSTPVEVLGFQGTPDAGDRVAVVENEARGREITEYRQRVKRETLHKSAAGSRGSLEQMMTKLQTAGRKEFPLLVKTDVQGSLEAIIGALEKLGNDEVMARVIHGGVGGITESDITLAEASEAAIIGFNVRANAQARSAADRAGIEIRYYNIIYNLVDDVKAAMSGMLSPERRETFLGNAEILEIFNITKVGKVAGCRVIEGSVERGAQVRLIRDNVVIHEGKLGTLKRFKDEVKEVHAGQECGMNFENYQDMRAGDIIECFRVEEIARTL, encoded by the coding sequence ATGAGCGACACGAAGAACACCGATGACAAGACCCTGAGCGTGAATTCGAAGAAAACCCTCACTCTTCGTCGCACGGTCGAGCAGGGAACGGTCCGGCAAAGTTTCAGTCACGGGCGCACCAAGGCCGTCGTGGTTGAAAAGAAGAAGAGCCGTGGCCTTCGTGGCGATGAGACGCCCGCGCCTGCGGCCGCCGCGCCGCGTGCTCCCGAACCGTCTCAGGCACAGGCAGCTCCTCCGGCCGTGACGCTGAAGCCCCGTGAGGGCGGTGGTCAGCAGCGTCAGCAGTCCGGTGGTCAGCGCCGGTCCGGTGTTGTGCTGCGTTCGCTCAATCAGGATGAGATCGAGGCCCGCGCCCAGGCACTCGCCGAGGCTCGCCAGCGCGAGATCGAGGAGCGCAAGCGCGCCGAGGAAGAGGCCGTGCGCCGCGCCGAGGAAGAGCGCCTCGCCGCCGTGCGCGCCGAAGCCGAGCGCATTGAGGCCGAAGCCGCCGCCAAGCGTGCCGCCGAAGAAGAAGCCGTCCGTGCCGCGCAAGCCGCCGAGTCCGCCGTAACGGCGGAAGAGGCAGCGCCCGCTGCGCCCGCAAGCCCGGTGGAAGCGACGCCCGAGCCCGCTGCGGCAACGGCACCTGCCACCAGGATTCGTCCGGCTGCCGTGGTGCCCGAGGAAGAGGAGTCCGAGGGCGCAAGCCGTGGCGGTCCCGTCCGCAAGGCGCGGACCCCTGAGGCGCCCAAGCCGGCGCCGAAGCGCGGTGCCGACGATCGCCGCAAGGGCCGCCTGACCATTGCCGCTGCCACCGTGGATGGCGACGACAGCCAGCGCGGTCGCTCGCTTGCCTCGCTGCGACGCCGCCGCGAGAAGGAAAAGCGCGCCCATCAGTCCGGCCCGCGCGAGAAGGTGCTCCGCGAGGTCGTTCTCCCCGAGGCGATCACCATCCAGGAACTCGCCAACCGTATGGCCGAGCGTGCGGTCGACGTCATCAAGCTGCTGATGAAGCAGGGCCAGATGCTGAAGATCAACGACGTGATCGACGCCGATACGGCCGAGCTGATCGCGACGGAGATGGGTCACACGGTCAAGCGCGTCTCCGAGGCCGACGTCGAGGAGGGTCTCTACGCCGAACCCGATCACGACGACGACACCACGCCGCGCCCGCCGATCGTGACCGTCATGGGCCACGTCGACCACGGCAAGACATCGCTGCTCGACGCCCTGCGCCACGCCAATGTGGTTTCGGGCGAGGCCGGCGGCATCACCCAGCATATCGGTGCCTATCAGGTCGAGCAGAACGGCCAGAAGATCACCTTCATCGACACGCCCGGCCACGCCGCCTTCACGGCGATGCGCGCCCGCGGCGCCAAGGCGACCGACATCGTCATCCTTGTCGTGGCGGCGGACGATGGCGTCATGCCGCAGACGATCGAGGCGATCTCGCACGCCCGTGCGGCGGGCGTTCCGATCATCGTGGCCATCAACAAGATGGACAAGCCGAGCGCCAATCCGGACCATGTGCGCACCGAACTGTTGCGTCACGAGGTCGTGGTGGAATCGATGGGCGGCGACACGCTCGAGGTCGAGGTTTCGGCGCTCAAGGGCACCAATCTCGACAAGCTGCTCGAGGCGATCCTGCTTCAGTCCGAAGTCCTTGAACTCAAGGCCAATCCGGACCGGTCCGCCGAAGGCATCGTCATCGAGGCCAAGCTCGACAAGGGCCGTGGTCCGGTCGCTTCCGTGCTCGTTCAGCGCGGTACGCTCAAGGTTGGCGACATCGTCGTGGCCGGTTCCGAATGGGGCCGCGTTCGCGCCATGCTCAACGACAAGGGCGAGCAGGTCCAGGAAGCCGGTCCGTCGACACCGGTGGAGGTCCTCGGCTTCCAGGGCACGCCCGATGCCGGCGACCGCGTCGCGGTGGTCGAGAACGAGGCTCGTGGCCGCGAGATCACCGAATACCGCCAGCGCGTGAAGCGCGAGACGCTCCACAAGAGCGCCGCCGGCAGCCGCGGTTCGCTCGAGCAGATGATGACGAAACTGCAGACGGCCGGGCGCAAGGAGTTCCCGCTGCTGGTCAAGACCGACGTGCAAGGTTCGCTGGAAGCGATCATCGGCGCGCTGGAAAAGCTCGGCAACGACGAGGTCATGGCCCGCGTCATCCACGGCGGCGTCGGCGGCATCACCGAATCCGACATCACCCTCGCGGAAGCGTCCGAGGCGGCGATCATCGGCTTCAACGTTCGTGCCAACGCCCAGGCCCGGTCCGCGGCCGATCGTGCCGGCATCGAAATCCGCTACTACAACATCATCTACAACCTCGTGGATGACGTGAAGGCGGCGATGAGCGGCATGCTGTCGCCGGAGCGGCGCGAAACCTTCCTTGGCAATGCGGAGATCCTGGAGATCTTCAACATCACCAAGGTCGGCAAGGTGGCTGGCTGCCGCGTGATCGAGGGCTCCGTGGAACGCGGCGCGCAGGTGCGCCTGATCCGCGACAACGTCGTGATCCACGAAGGCAAGCTCGGTACGCTGAAGCGCTTCAAGGACGAGGTGAAGGAAGTCCACGCCGGACAGGAGTGCGGCATGAACTTCGAGAACTATCAGGACATGCGGGCCGGCGACATCATCGAGTGTTTCCGCGTCGAGGAAATCGCGCGCACGCTCTGA
- the rbfA gene encoding 30S ribosome-binding factor RbfA, with protein sequence MARHHAGTAPGMPSQRQLRVGELIRHVVAEILARGEIADPEIEAMMITVPEVRMSPDLKHATVFVTLTAGGDASNAVKALGRHAKWLRGQVAHKVNLKFAPDLRFKYDTRFDETDRIDALLRSPDVARDLKADDDET encoded by the coding sequence ATGGCTCGACATCACGCCGGTACGGCGCCCGGCATGCCCTCCCAGCGCCAGCTTCGCGTCGGCGAACTGATCCGTCATGTCGTGGCGGAGATCCTCGCGCGCGGTGAGATCGCCGATCCCGAGATCGAGGCGATGATGATCACGGTTCCGGAAGTGCGCATGTCGCCTGACCTGAAGCATGCGACCGTCTTCGTGACTTTGACGGCGGGCGGCGATGCGTCGAACGCCGTCAAGGCGCTTGGTCGTCATGCCAAATGGCTGCGCGGTCAGGTGGCGCACAAGGTGAACCTGAAGTTCGCCCCCGACCTTCGCTTCAAATACGACACGCGTTTCGATGAAACCGACCGGATCGATGCATTGCTGCGCTCGCCCGACGTGGCGCGCGACCTGAAGGCCGACGACGACGAAACCTAG